One Trachemys scripta elegans isolate TJP31775 chromosome 4, CAS_Tse_1.0, whole genome shotgun sequence genomic region harbors:
- the MAPK7 gene encoding mitogen-activated protein kinase 7: MAEPRKEEEEEAEERGKREPGHRATVAAKNLAILKARSLDVTFEVGDEYEVIETIGTGAYGVVSSARRRSTGQQVAIKKIPNAFDVVMNAKRTLRELKILKHFKHDNIIAIKDILKPAVPYDDFKSVYVVLDLMESDLHQIIHSSQPLTLEHVRYFLYQLLRGLKYIHSANVIHRDLKPSNLLINENCELKIGDFGMARGLCTKPDEYKYFMTEYVATRWYRAPELMLSLHEYTQAIDMWSVGCIFAEMLGRKQLFPGKNYIHQLQLIMTVLGTPSAKVIHAIGADRVRAYIQSLPSRQPVPWESLYQQADRSALALLAKMLRFDPRERIAVAEALKHPFVAKYHDPDDEPDCVPAFDFDFDKQVLIKERIKEAIVAEICDFHARREGIRRQISFKPALRPAAAATSPPAAAAATPLRCQDVDMPSAGSTGGDYAMESPAPGEVPYPPETIDLTSPGAPPHPEGPAEVKAEPEAAPPKREGAISDDTKAALKAALLKSALRNKNKGARLGCLGGPTTGLKSMDRRQGEKKEDEEQVASSHRFEFQRSPACTPVTFTA, encoded by the exons ATGGCGGAGCCgcggaaggaggaagaggaggaggccgAGGAGCGGGGAAAGCGGGAGCCGGGCCACCGGGCCACCGTCGCGGCCAAGAACCTGGCCATCCTCAAGGCCCGCTCCCTGGACGTCACCTTCGAGGTGGGGGACGAGTACGAGGTCATCGAGACCATCGGCACCGGGGCCTACGGCGTGGTCAGCTCCGCCCGCCGCAGATCGACAG GCCAGCAGGTGGCGATCAAGAAGATCCCCAATGCCTTTGATGTGGTGATGAACGCCAAGCGCACCCTCCGTGAGCTCAAGATCCTCAAACACTTCAAGCACGACAACATCATCGCCATCAAAGACATCCTGAAACCCGCCGTGCCCTATGACGACTTCAAATCTGT GTATGTGGTGCTAGACCTGATGGAGAGCGACCTTCACCAGATCATCCactcctcccagcccctcacGCTGGAACACGTCCGATACTTCCTCTACCAGCTGCTCCGGGGCCTCAAGTACATCCACTCGGCCAACGTCATCCACCGGGACCTGAAGCCCAGCAACCTGCTTATCAACGAGAACTGCGAGCTGAAGATCGGCGATTTCGGCATGGCCCGGGGGCTGTGCACCAAGCCGGACGAGTACAAGTACTTCATGACGGAATACGTGGCCACGCGGTGGTACCGGGCCCCGGAACTGATGCTGTCCCTCCACGAGTACACGCAGGCCATCGACATGTGGTCCGTCGGCTGCATCTTCGCCGAGATGCTGGGCCGCAAGCAGCTCTTCCCCGGGAAGAATTACATCCACCAGCTGCAGCTGATCATGACGGTGCTGGGCACCCCGTCCGCCAAAGTGATCCACGCCATCGGGGCCGACCGGGTGCGCGCCTACATCCAGAGCCTGCCCTCCCGCCAGCCGGTGCCCTGGGAGAGCCTCTACCAGCAGGCCGACCGCTCGGCCTTGGCGTTGCTGGCCAAGATGCTGCGCTTCGACCCCCGGGAGCGGATCGCCGTGGCCGAGGCCCTCAAGCACCCCTTTGTGGCCAAGTACCACGACCCGGACGACGAGCCCGACTGCGTGCCCGCCTTCGATTTCGACTTCGACAAGCAGGTCCTCATCAAGGAGCGCATCAAGGAGGCCATCGTGGCCGAGATCTGCGACTTCCACGCCCGCCGCGAAGGGATCCGCCGGCAGATCAGTTTCAAGCCCGCCCTCCGGCCGGCCGCCGCCGCCACTTCCCCacccgctgccgccgccgccacccCCTTGCGCTGCCAGGACGTGGACATGCCCAGTGCAGGCTCCACTGGGGGAGACTACGCCATGGAGTCGCCAGCCCCCGGGGAAGTCCCGTACCCTCCGGAGACCATTGACCTGACCTCTCCcggggctcccccccaccccgaggggCCGGCCGAGGTGAAGGCGGAGCCGGAGGCCGCGCCGCCCAAGAGGGAGGGGGCCATCTCGGACGACACCAAGGCGGCGCTCAAGGCTGCGCTGCTGAAGTCGGCTCTGCGCAATAAGAACAAAGGTGCAAGGctgggatgcctgg
- the LOC117876620 gene encoding nuclear factor 7, brain-like — protein sequence MASSAPQLRSLSEEFSCPVCLDWLQDPVTLPCGHVYCQGCIETTWGTLGIPPACPECREPCPDRRYAPCRLLTKLIDQARGLSPGGAEEGARPGGRCQEHSEPWRVAGGAFAGELCREPVTYENLRFLPIHQATGQHQEELSSAIAQLESSLAGVLKLKTEKEERIWNHQATVLSLEDHISSEFGKLRGWLATREEEWQDQLRRAGRAQLRAMQRNLQELAGRCQAAQEMLTEAQARLPQQNTMEFLTDIKSSLDWMKQQPATPCGLNTGSLSQTLGQFKGPIQYTAWKEMKSILNIDLPRVTLDPATAHPCLVLSEDRTWVRDGPLRRPLPDTPARFDFCVAVLGAGAFASGRRYWEVEVGEKPAWTLGVVHASVSRKGKIHASPSKGFWVIRLRGGAELMAKDTPPMVLHPQALPHRIGVYLDYEGGQVSFYDAQGMAHLYTFSARFAESVYPYFCPGLYDSGGNATPLKICPLP from the exons ATGGCCTCTTCTGCCCCCCAATTGAGGTCTCTCTCCGAGGAATTCTCCTGCCCCGTGTGCCTGGACTGGCTGCAGGATCCCGTCACCCTGCCCTGCGGCCACGTCTACTGCCAGGGCTGCATCGAGACAACGTGGGGCACCCTGGGTatcccccctgcctgccctgaatGCCGGGAGCCCTGTCCCGACAGGAGATATGCCCCCTGCAGGCTGCTGACGAAGCTGATCGACCAGGCCAGGGGGCTGAGCCCtggtggggcagaggagggggcgcGCCCAGGGGGCAGGTGCCAGGAGCACAGCGAACCCTGGAGGGTGGCAGGTGGGGCATTCGCCGGTGAGCTCTGCAGGGAACCAGTCACATACGAAAATCTCCGGTTCCTCCCCATCCACCAGGCCACTGGGCAGCATCAG GAGGAGCTGTCCTCAGCCATAGCCCAGCTGGAGTCTAGCCTCGCTGGGGTCCTGAAGCTGAAGACGGAGAAGGAAGAGAGGATTTGGAACCACCAG GCGACGGTGCTCAGCCTGGAGGATCACATCTCCTCGGAGTTCGGGAAGCTGCGGGGCTGGCTGGCCACGCGGGAGGAGGAGTGGCAGGATCAGCTGCGGCGGGCGGGCAGAGCCCAGCTGCGTGCGATGCAGAGGAACCTGCAGGAGCTGGCGGGGAGATGCCAGGCAGCCCAGGAGATGCTCACCGAGGCCCAGGCCCGCCTGCCCCAGCAGAACACCATGGAGTTCCTGACA GACATAAAATCTTCCCTGGACTG GATGAAACAGCAACCGGCTACCCCTTGTGGGCTGAATACGGGGTCCCTATCACAGACTCTGGGGCAATTCAAAGGGCCGATCCAGTATACTGCCTGGAAGGAAATgaaatccatcctcaacatag aTCTCCCCCGGGTGACGCTGGATCCCGCCACGGCTCATCCCTGCCTGGTTCTCTCGGAGGATCGCACCTGGGTCCGGGATGGCCCCCTTCGCCGGCCCCTCCCCGACACTCCCGCCCGCTTCGATTTCTGCGTGGCTGTGCTGGGCGCAGGGGCGTTCGCCTCTGGGAGGCGCTACTGGGAGGTGGAAGTCGGGGAGAAGCCGGCATGGACGCTGGGCGTGGTCCATGCCTCTGTCAGCCGCAAAGGGAAGATCCATGCCTCCCCCAGCAAGGGATTCTGGGTCATTCGGCTCCGGGGCGGGGCCGAGCTCATGGCTAAGGACACGCCCCCAATGGTGCTccacccccaggccctgccccacaggaTTGGGGTGTACCTGGACTACGAAGGGGGCCAGGTTTCCTTCTATGATGCCCAGGGCATGGCCCACCTCTATACGTTCAGTGCCCGGTTTGCAGAGAGTGTGTATCCCTATTTCTGTCCCGGGCTCTACGATTCGGGGGGAAATGCTACCCccctgaaaatctgccccttgccctga